A window from Pokkaliibacter sp. MBI-7 encodes these proteins:
- the pstB gene encoding phosphate ABC transporter ATP-binding protein PstB encodes MRNEAQAIPIRTDINSAAYLDLSHEKVALQVEQLKLFYGDKEALHGINMTIPKHRVTAFIGPSGCGKSTLLRCFNRMNDLVEGCRIEGRILLDEANIYERGVEVAELRRRVGMVFQKPNPFPKTIYENVAYGLRIQGINKKRLIDDTVEWALRSAALWDEVHDRLHESALGLSGGQQQRLVIARTIAVRPEVLLLDEPASALDPISTLKIEELIHELKDRFTIVIVTHNMQQAARVSDYTAFLYMGDLVEYDTTDTLFTNPRQKKTEDYITGRYG; translated from the coding sequence ATGAGAAATGAAGCCCAGGCCATTCCGATCCGCACCGATATCAACAGTGCTGCCTATCTTGATCTGAGCCATGAAAAGGTGGCGCTGCAGGTAGAACAGCTGAAACTGTTTTACGGTGACAAGGAAGCGCTGCATGGCATCAATATGACCATCCCCAAGCACAGGGTGACGGCGTTTATCGGCCCGTCTGGCTGTGGTAAGTCGACCCTGCTGCGCTGTTTCAACCGGATGAATGATCTGGTGGAAGGCTGCCGTATCGAGGGGCGCATCCTGCTGGATGAGGCCAATATCTACGAGCGGGGCGTCGAAGTGGCGGAGCTGCGGCGGCGGGTCGGCATGGTGTTCCAGAAGCCCAACCCCTTCCCCAAGACCATCTATGAAAACGTCGCCTACGGTCTGCGTATTCAGGGCATCAACAAGAAACGTCTGATCGACGATACGGTGGAATGGGCGCTGCGCTCGGCCGCCCTGTGGGATGAAGTGCATGACCGGCTGCATGAGTCGGCGCTGGGGTTGTCCGGCGGTCAGCAGCAGCGTCTGGTGATTGCCCGCACCATTGCGGTGCGTCCTGAGGTACTGCTGCTCGATGAACCGGCTTCCGCCCTCGATCCTATCTCGACCCTGAAGATTGAAGAGCTGATTCATGAGCTGAAGGATCGCTTCACCATCGTCATCGTCACCCACAACATGCAGCAGGCGGCGCGGGTATCGGACTATACTGCCTTTCTGTATATGGGCGATCTGGTGGAGTACGACACCACCGATACGCTGTTTACCAACCCACGGCAGAAGAAAACCGAGGATTATATTACCGGCCGTTATGGCTAA
- the phoU gene encoding phosphate signaling complex protein PhoU: MQLQDMHSDHISQQFNADLEAIRGRLLAMGGLIEKQIQDALTALVEGNTELARVVRQNEKQVNTMDVEIDQECTRIIARRQPTASDLRMVVTAYKFSSDLERMGDEAKRIAKLTLKLAEDGQSPRGYVEVRMIGNHVLDMVRKILTAFARYDLATAYDVAKEDRLVDQEYKSATRALVTYMMEDPRSISSVLHMLWVLRSLERIGDHAHNIAQYLVFLVKGKDVRHAGLESFRNAVEGNR, translated from the coding sequence ATGCAATTGCAGGACATGCACTCCGACCATATCTCGCAACAGTTCAATGCGGATCTGGAAGCGATCCGCGGCCGGCTGCTGGCGATGGGCGGATTGATCGAGAAGCAGATTCAGGACGCCCTCACCGCACTGGTGGAAGGGAATACCGAACTGGCCCGTGTGGTGCGCCAGAATGAAAAGCAGGTCAACACCATGGATGTGGAGATTGACCAGGAATGTACCCGCATCATAGCCCGCCGCCAGCCCACCGCTTCTGATCTGCGGATGGTGGTGACCGCCTATAAGTTCTCCAGTGATCTGGAGCGCATGGGCGATGAGGCCAAGCGCATCGCCAAACTCACGCTCAAGCTGGCCGAAGATGGTCAGTCACCCCGTGGTTATGTGGAAGTACGCATGATCGGTAACCATGTGCTCGACATGGTGCGCAAGATCCTGACCGCCTTTGCCCGTTACGATCTGGCCACCGCTTATGACGTGGCCAAGGAAGACCGGCTGGTGGATCAGGAATACAAGTCGGCCACCCGCGCACTGGTGACCTACATGATGGAAGACCCGCGTTCCATTTCCAGTGTGCTGCACATGCTGTGGGTGCTGCGTTCGCTGGAGCGTATCGGCGACCATGCCCACAACATCGCGCAGTATCTGGTGTTTCTGGTCAAAGGCAAGGATGTACGCCACGCCGGGCTGGAAAGCTTCAGGAATGCGGTGGAAGGTAACCGTTAA
- a CDS encoding UTRA domain-containing protein, whose translation MSTSQGQRDAASASADDTENSRTPFYLQLRDRIAAQIATGQLSAHSRLPSERTLSEQYQTTRVTARLALGQLEAEGKLYRSNRRGWFVSPERIIYDPSLDVSFTDYVTKQGGVPRTETLQSTSLTVPVWLAQKSGLEEGSEIYHIQRRRYIDGRAILTENIYVNPAVCPGLLRFDFNQSLWKLMRHEYGVSLSDKHVTMYPTALTDPQAGILGVTPGTAGLYVNRISRNSEGVFIEFDEEFWLHDALCISVHAKG comes from the coding sequence TTGAGCACTTCACAGGGACAGCGCGACGCAGCGAGTGCGAGCGCCGACGATACCGAGAACAGCCGTACTCCGTTCTATCTGCAACTGCGTGACCGCATTGCCGCGCAGATTGCCACCGGCCAGCTCAGCGCCCACAGCCGCCTGCCATCGGAGCGCACCCTGTCCGAGCAGTACCAGACCACCCGTGTCACCGCCCGTCTGGCGCTGGGCCAGCTGGAAGCCGAGGGTAAGCTGTACCGCTCCAATCGCCGTGGCTGGTTTGTCTCCCCCGAGCGCATCATCTACGACCCCAGCCTCGACGTCAGCTTCACCGACTATGTCACCAAGCAGGGCGGCGTACCGCGCACCGAGACGCTGCAGTCCACCAGCCTGACCGTCCCCGTCTGGCTGGCGCAGAAAAGTGGGCTGGAAGAGGGCAGCGAGATCTACCATATCCAGCGCCGCCGCTATATCGATGGCCGCGCCATTCTGACCGAGAACATCTACGTCAATCCGGCCGTCTGTCCGGGCCTGCTGCGTTTCGATTTCAACCAGTCCCTGTGGAAACTGATGCGTCATGAGTACGGCGTGTCACTGTCCGACAAGCATGTAACCATGTATCCCACCGCCCTGACCGACCCCCAGGCCGGGATTCTCGGTGTCACTCCCGGTACCGCCGGGCTGTACGTCAACCGTATCAGCCGCAACAGCGAAGGGGTGTTTATCGAGTTTGATGAGGAGTTCTGGCTGCATGATGCGTTGTGCATCAGTGTGCACGCCAAAGGTTAG
- the murI gene encoding glutamate racemase, which translates to MTASTAPNASRLPIGVFDSGVGGLSVLREIRAQLPHEDLLYVGDSGHAPYGDKSQAAVTARSMAVCEFLLTQGVKAIVVACNTATGAAASALRERFSIPIIAMEPAVKPAATQTRSGVVGVLATSRTVVSDNFNRLVARFSSAATILVQPCPGLVERVENGELDSAELQQMVDDYVQPLCQQGADTIVLGCTHYPFLVSLIQASAGQQVRIIDPAPAVVRELQRRLAEQHLLSSNTARGQVAFWTSGSIQQARFIIPQLWQDNGAPDIRHWSS; encoded by the coding sequence ATGACCGCGTCCACGGCTCCCAATGCCTCCCGTCTGCCCATCGGTGTGTTTGATTCCGGGGTCGGCGGTCTGTCGGTGCTGCGTGAAATCCGCGCCCAGCTGCCCCATGAAGATTTGCTCTATGTCGGTGATTCCGGCCATGCGCCCTATGGCGACAAGAGTCAGGCCGCCGTCACCGCCCGCAGCATGGCGGTGTGTGAGTTTCTGCTGACGCAGGGGGTAAAGGCCATTGTCGTCGCCTGCAATACCGCCACCGGTGCCGCCGCCAGCGCGCTGCGCGAGCGCTTCAGTATTCCCATTATTGCCATGGAACCGGCGGTCAAACCGGCTGCTACCCAGACCCGCTCCGGGGTGGTCGGAGTACTGGCCACCAGTCGTACGGTCGTCAGTGACAACTTCAACCGTCTGGTCGCGCGTTTCAGCAGTGCCGCCACCATTCTGGTCCAGCCCTGTCCGGGGCTGGTGGAACGGGTCGAAAACGGTGAGCTGGACAGCGCCGAGCTGCAGCAGATGGTGGACGATTACGTCCAGCCGCTGTGTCAGCAGGGGGCCGACACCATCGTGCTGGGCTGCACTCACTATCCGTTTCTGGTTTCCCTGATTCAGGCCAGCGCTGGCCAGCAGGTCAGGATCATTGATCCGGCACCGGCGGTGGTGCGGGAGTTGCAGCGCCGTCTGGCCGAGCAGCATCTTCTCAGCAGCAACACGGCGCGGGGTCAGGTCGCTTTCTGGACCTCAGGATCGATACAGCAGGCACGCTTTATCATTCCACAGCTGTGGCAGGACAACGGGGCGCCGGATATCCGCCACTGGTCGTCCTGA
- a CDS encoding EAL domain-containing protein, with amino-acid sequence MPTQLPDLFVSTLEQLSDAVIVTDGHGVLLFNAAAERFWDCPRQTVLAQPLAALWPAGLPAVDELTAAPRDISLNIAGIVRRGRIRVSRAVQDSQTIFTVFITPLDSHLRQAATVQGYDNDQHLQLLSMVTDRTDNAIIITDGRWRTLYINDGFSQMFGYSSNQMLGAIPTSIIAPYAEQEQVDALHDQLAKGQPFHAEELIYTRDGRRIWCSVTTNPVLDEQGQLLNTLSVLTDITQSKMHELLQNRVLSAMVREEPLETVMNTVCREVEHLAPEVIASILRVDEQGRLHPLAGPSLPAEYNKALEGVAIGEGVGSCGTAAFIGQPVIVTDIASHPYWTPYKHLALPHGLKACWSTPIRSSSGRILGTFAFYYRECRGPNPLHQRMVEVSTHLCALALEREEARAHIRQLAFYDSLTKLPNRSLLHARADQALTTAEHHGDSIAVLFIDLDRFKQVNDSLGHPAGDELLRVIAQRLTENLRHVDIVGRLSGDEFVMVLPRYSAQALAEAVEQLKSRISQPFSIGSTTLIPSASIGISLFPNDGHDMESLIHRADMAMYQAKSMGRGHVSYFSHQLNEQAQQRMALENALRDALDNGGLQLHYQPQINLADGSLYGVEALARWQHPEFGSIPPTRFIPLAEECGLIGQLGHWAVQEACRQLAAWRRQGLQIPAVSVNLSPSDFHNLDLPQQIAHTLQHHQLQPQDLTLEITESVLMDTHPSTLTTLDAIHSQGVNLAMDDFGTGYSSLSYLRRLPIHELKLDRSFVSDLESDATARALSEAVMRIGESLRLIVVAEGIEEEGQQQILRQQGYQVGQGYLFSRPVPAAELQQWLQQWRAAAVRHG; translated from the coding sequence ATGCCCACACAACTGCCGGACTTATTTGTCAGTACCCTGGAACAACTCAGTGACGCGGTCATTGTCACCGATGGTCATGGGGTGCTGCTCTTCAATGCTGCTGCTGAACGCTTCTGGGACTGCCCGCGCCAGACAGTACTGGCCCAGCCACTGGCCGCACTGTGGCCTGCTGGTCTGCCTGCGGTCGATGAACTGACGGCGGCCCCCCGGGACATCAGCCTCAACATAGCCGGCATCGTACGCCGCGGGCGTATCCGCGTCAGCCGCGCCGTGCAGGACAGCCAGACGATCTTTACCGTCTTTATCACGCCGCTCGACAGCCATCTGCGCCAGGCAGCCACCGTGCAGGGTTACGACAATGACCAGCACCTGCAGCTGCTGTCGATGGTGACCGACCGCACCGACAACGCCATCATCATCACTGACGGCCGCTGGCGCACCCTGTACATCAATGATGGTTTCAGCCAGATGTTCGGTTACAGCAGCAACCAGATGCTCGGAGCCATCCCCACCTCCATCATTGCCCCCTATGCCGAACAGGAGCAGGTCGATGCCCTGCATGATCAGCTGGCCAAAGGCCAGCCGTTTCACGCCGAAGAGCTGATCTATACCCGTGATGGCCGGCGCATCTGGTGCAGCGTCACCACCAATCCGGTGCTGGATGAACAAGGCCAGCTGCTCAATACCCTGTCCGTGCTGACCGACATCACCCAGTCGAAGATGCATGAACTGCTGCAGAACCGTGTGCTGTCGGCCATGGTCCGCGAAGAACCGCTGGAGACGGTGATGAATACCGTCTGCCGTGAAGTGGAGCATCTGGCGCCGGAAGTCATTGCCTCCATCCTGCGTGTCGATGAGCAGGGACGGCTGCATCCACTGGCCGGCCCCAGCCTGCCCGCGGAGTACAACAAGGCGCTGGAAGGGGTGGCCATCGGCGAAGGAGTCGGCTCCTGCGGCACCGCGGCCTTTATCGGCCAGCCGGTGATTGTTACCGATATTGCCAGCCATCCGTACTGGACACCCTACAAACATCTGGCACTGCCCCACGGCCTGAAAGCCTGCTGGTCGACGCCAATTCGCTCCAGCAGTGGCCGTATTCTGGGCACCTTTGCCTTCTACTACCGTGAGTGTCGCGGCCCCAACCCGCTGCATCAGCGCATGGTGGAGGTCAGTACCCACCTCTGCGCACTGGCGCTGGAGCGCGAGGAAGCCCGTGCCCATATTCGCCAGCTGGCGTTCTATGACAGCCTGACCAAACTGCCCAACCGCAGCCTGCTGCATGCCCGTGCCGATCAGGCGCTGACCACGGCTGAGCATCATGGCGACAGCATTGCCGTGCTGTTTATTGATCTGGATCGCTTCAAGCAGGTCAACGACTCCCTCGGCCACCCTGCTGGTGATGAGCTGCTGCGGGTGATTGCTCAGCGGCTGACAGAAAACCTGCGCCATGTCGATATCGTCGGCCGGCTGTCAGGCGATGAATTTGTCATGGTCCTGCCGCGCTACAGCGCTCAGGCACTGGCGGAAGCGGTGGAGCAGCTGAAGAGCCGCATCAGCCAGCCGTTCAGCATCGGCAGCACCACACTGATCCCCTCGGCCAGCATTGGCATCAGCCTGTTCCCCAATGATGGCCATGATATGGAAAGCCTGATCCATCGTGCCGACATGGCCATGTATCAGGCCAAGAGCATGGGCCGGGGCCACGTCAGCTATTTCAGCCACCAGCTGAACGAGCAGGCGCAGCAGCGTATGGCGCTGGAAAATGCCCTGCGCGATGCCCTCGACAACGGTGGCCTGCAACTGCATTACCAGCCCCAGATCAATCTGGCCGATGGCAGCCTGTATGGCGTTGAGGCGCTGGCACGCTGGCAGCACCCCGAGTTTGGCAGCATTCCCCCCACCCGCTTTATTCCGCTGGCGGAAGAGTGCGGCCTGATCGGCCAGCTCGGCCACTGGGCGGTGCAGGAAGCCTGCCGGCAACTGGCTGCCTGGCGCCGGCAGGGGCTGCAGATACCGGCGGTCTCGGTCAACCTGTCACCGTCCGATTTCCACAATCTGGACTTGCCTCAGCAGATCGCCCATACCCTCCAGCACCACCAGCTGCAGCCCCAGGACCTGACGCTGGAAATCACCGAAAGCGTGCTGATGGATACCCACCCGAGCACCCTGACCACCCTTGATGCCATTCACTCGCAGGGGGTCAATCTGGCCATGGATGACTTTGGCACCGGCTATTCCAGCCTCAGCTACCTGCGCCGTCTGCCCATTCATGAGCTGAAGCTTGATCGCAGCTTTGTCAGTGATCTGGAAAGCGATGCCACCGCCCGCGCCCTCAGTGAGGCCGTCATGCGTATCGGCGAGAGCCTGCGCCTGATCGTGGTGGCAGAAGGGATCGAGGAAGAAGGCCAGCAGCAGATTCTGCGCCAGCAGGGCTATCAGGTCGGGCAGGGCTATCTGTTCTCCCGCCCGGTACCTGCAGCAGAACTGCAGCAATGGCTGCAGCAGTGGCGGGCAGCCGCTGTCCGTCATGGCTGA
- a CDS encoding LysR family transcriptional regulator: MDRLTALQVFVAVVEQGSLTAGAERMDMSRAMASRYLAELEHWMGSRLLQRTTRRQSLTDAGEQALQRARDMLALEQELGDIGARQQQAPKGLLRITCSYSLAAALLCDAASEYLARWPGTAIDILQLDKTVNLVEERIDLALRITNELDPNLIARRLGTCHSVICASPDYLQQHPLPQRVEDLASHNCLTHSYVGKSLWQFASEQGPASVAVSGHLSANDANLLLQATLKGKGISLQPLYSVHQLLASGQLIRLLPDWAPMTMSIYGVYSHRRQMTPLLRSFLDFLLTRMAAEPLWQ, encoded by the coding sequence ATGGACCGACTGACCGCACTGCAGGTTTTTGTTGCCGTGGTGGAGCAGGGCAGCCTCACTGCCGGCGCCGAGCGCATGGATATGTCGCGGGCCATGGCCTCACGCTATCTGGCCGAGCTGGAACACTGGATGGGTTCACGCCTGCTGCAGCGCACGACCCGCCGGCAAAGTCTCACCGACGCAGGAGAACAGGCATTACAGCGGGCGCGGGATATGCTGGCGCTGGAGCAGGAGCTGGGTGACATCGGTGCCCGTCAGCAGCAGGCACCGAAAGGGCTGCTGCGCATTACCTGCAGCTACTCGCTGGCCGCCGCGCTGCTATGCGATGCCGCCAGCGAGTATCTGGCCCGCTGGCCGGGCACCGCCATCGACATCCTGCAGCTGGACAAAACTGTCAATCTGGTGGAAGAGCGGATTGATCTGGCCCTGCGCATCACCAATGAACTCGACCCCAATCTGATAGCGCGACGTCTGGGTACCTGTCACTCGGTGATCTGCGCCAGCCCCGACTATCTGCAGCAACATCCGCTGCCGCAACGGGTGGAGGATCTGGCCAGTCACAACTGCCTGACCCACAGCTACGTCGGCAAGAGTCTGTGGCAGTTTGCCAGCGAGCAGGGGCCCGCCAGTGTAGCGGTCAGCGGTCATCTCAGCGCCAACGACGCCAATCTGCTGCTGCAGGCTACCCTCAAGGGCAAGGGCATCAGCCTGCAACCGCTGTACTCCGTTCATCAGCTGCTGGCCAGTGGCCAGCTGATTCGCCTGCTGCCGGACTGGGCACCAATGACCATGAGTATCTACGGGGTCTATAGCCACCGCCGCCAGATGACGCCGCTGCTACGCAGTTTTCTCGACTTTCTGCTGACCCGAATGGCAGCAGAGCCTCTGTGGCAGTAA
- a CDS encoding Vmh family MBL fold metallo-hydrolase, with translation MQPSVSRCFLPSVALSGVLLASAATAAPLQVQVYNPADKGIFPVSSELVSGEHEAILVDAQFGVADGEALVQMIKASGKQLKLIYISGGDPDYYFGLQPLVEAFPGVKVVASQRVVEHIEKTKDAKLGYWGPILGAQAPNRLTVPEVLNATTLTVDGEVLEVKEINTANAYLWAPSIRTVLGGVLVTAGQHVWMADSQTPAVRQAWVEALDGMLALKPQRVIPGHFYGAEPAGTAAVSFTRDYVLHYEALLGQTSGSAQLIDQLKQDYPQLPADDGLVIGAKVNKGEMKW, from the coding sequence ATGCAGCCGTCCGTGTCCCGGTGTTTCCTTCCTTCTGTCGCGCTGAGTGGCGTATTACTGGCCTCCGCAGCGACGGCCGCCCCCTTGCAGGTGCAGGTTTACAATCCCGCTGACAAGGGCATCTTCCCGGTCAGCTCGGAGCTGGTCAGTGGTGAACATGAAGCCATTCTGGTGGATGCTCAGTTCGGCGTGGCCGACGGCGAGGCGCTGGTGCAGATGATCAAAGCCAGTGGCAAGCAGCTGAAGCTGATCTATATCAGCGGTGGCGATCCGGACTATTACTTTGGTCTGCAACCGCTGGTCGAGGCCTTTCCCGGTGTGAAAGTGGTGGCCAGTCAGCGGGTGGTGGAGCATATCGAGAAAACCAAGGATGCCAAACTGGGTTACTGGGGGCCGATCCTCGGCGCGCAGGCACCGAACCGTCTGACCGTGCCTGAGGTGCTGAACGCCACCACCCTGACGGTGGATGGGGAAGTGCTGGAAGTGAAGGAGATCAATACCGCCAATGCCTACCTGTGGGCGCCATCGATCAGGACGGTGCTGGGTGGGGTGCTGGTCACCGCCGGGCAGCACGTGTGGATGGCTGACAGCCAGACCCCCGCGGTGCGGCAGGCCTGGGTGGAGGCGCTGGATGGCATGCTGGCGTTAAAGCCGCAGCGCGTCATCCCCGGCCATTTCTATGGCGCTGAGCCGGCAGGCACGGCGGCTGTCAGCTTTACCCGCGACTATGTGCTGCATTATGAGGCGTTGCTCGGGCAAACCTCCGGTTCGGCACAGCTGATCGATCAGCTGAAGCAGGACTACCCGCAGTTGCCAGCCGATGATGGTCTGGTGATTGGCGCCAAGGTCAATAAGGGCGAGATGAAGTGGTAA
- a CDS encoding carboxymuconolactone decarboxylase family protein, giving the protein MSMQSRLTPIADEQLSPAQQQVLQDILSGPRGNLDGPFLAWIHSPGLAQPAQQLGAFCRYHTRLSTRLSELAILLTASRWQSQAEWLIHEPIALKAGLSAEVVDALRQGQPPVFSDAEEALIYAIGQQLYDTRRVSDALYQQGVATFGEPALVELVGIFGYYALVAMTLNVFSMRPQGDHPLPFSEPAQA; this is encoded by the coding sequence ATGAGTATGCAATCCCGTCTTACCCCGATTGCCGATGAGCAGCTGAGCCCGGCTCAGCAACAGGTACTGCAGGATATTCTGTCCGGCCCCCGTGGCAATCTGGATGGTCCGTTCCTCGCATGGATTCACAGCCCCGGACTGGCCCAGCCCGCCCAGCAGCTGGGCGCGTTCTGTCGCTACCATACCCGGCTGTCGACCCGTCTGTCGGAGCTGGCCATCCTGCTGACGGCCAGCCGCTGGCAGTCACAGGCCGAATGGCTGATCCATGAGCCCATTGCCCTCAAGGCCGGTCTCTCTGCCGAGGTGGTGGATGCCCTGCGGCAGGGACAGCCCCCCGTGTTCAGCGATGCGGAAGAAGCGCTGATCTATGCCATCGGCCAGCAACTGTACGATACCCGTCGGGTCAGCGACGCCCTGTACCAGCAGGGCGTGGCGACCTTCGGCGAGCCCGCGCTGGTAGAACTGGTCGGTATATTCGGCTATTACGCTCTGGTCGCCATGACCCTGAACGTTTTCTCCATGCGCCCGCAGGGCGACCATCCGCTGCCATTCAGTGAACCAGCCCAGGCCTGA